The Nitrospirota bacterium genome includes the window CATGGCTAATACTTTCGTGATCGCCGCCGTCAAGGTCGTCTTGCCGTGGTCTACATGCCCGATCGTCCCCACATTCACATGCGGCTTTACCCTCTCAAATTTTGCCTTCGCCATATCTCCTCCTTGCTAAAAATCGAAAATAAAAAAATCAAAAACGCACAATGAAG containing:
- a CDS encoding GTP-binding protein; the protein is MAKAKFERVKPHVNVGTIGHVDHGKTTLTAAITKVLAM